One Oryza glaberrima chromosome 11, OglaRS2, whole genome shotgun sequence genomic region harbors:
- the LOC127754805 gene encoding dehydrin Rab16D, with product MEYQGQHGGHASSRADEHGNPAVTTGHAPTGMGAGHIQEPAREDKKTDGVLRRSGSSSSSSSSEDDGMGGRRKKGIKEKIKEKLPGGNKGNNQQQQQKHTTTTTGGAYGPQGHDTKIATGAHGGTAATTADAGGEKKGIVDKIKEKLPGQH from the exons ATGGAGTACCAGGGGCAGCATGGTGGCCACGCCAGCAGCCGCGCCGACGAGCACGGCAACCCTGCAGTGACCACCGGACACGCACCCACCGGGATGGGCGCCGGCCACATCCAGGAGCCGGCGAGGGAGGACAAGAAGACCGACGGCGTCCTCCGCCGCTCCggcagctccagctccagctcatCC TCTGAGGACGATGGGatgggaggaaggaggaagaaggggatcaAGGAGAAGATCAAGGAGAAGCTCCCCGGCGGCAACAAGGGCAacaaccagcagcagcagcagaagcacaCCACAACAACGACCGGCGGCGCGTACGGGCCGCAGGGCCACGACACCAAGATCGCCACCGGCGCACACggcggcaccgccgccaccaccgcggacgccggcggcgagaagaaGGGCATCGTGGACAAGATTAAGGAGAAGCTCCCCGGCCAGCACTGA
- the LOC127754804 gene encoding dehydrin Rab16C, translated as MENYQGQHGYGADRVDVYGNPVAGQYSGGATAPGGGHGVMGMGGHHAGAGGQFQPVKEERKTGGILHRSGSSSSSSSSEDDGMGGRRKKGIKEKIKEKLPGGNKGNNHQQQQMMGNTGGAYGQQGHAGMTGAGTGTGVHGAEYGNTGEKKGFMDKIKEKLPGQH; from the exons ATGGAGAACTACCAGGGGCAGCACGGCTACGGCGCCGACCGCGTCGACGTGTACGGCAACCCGGTCGCCGGCCAGTacagcggcggcgccaccgctccCGGCGGAGGCCATGGCGTGATGGGAATGGGAGGGCatcacgccggcgccggcgggcagTTCCAGCCGGTGAAGGAGGAGCGCAAGACCGGCGGCATCCTCCACCGCTCCGGCAGCTCAAGCTCCAGCTCG TCGTCTGAGGACGACGggatgggagggaggaggaagaagggaatcAAGGAGAAGATCAAGGAGAAGCTCCCCGGCGGCAACAAGGGCAAcaaccaccagcagcagcagatgatgGGGAACACCGGCGGCGCGTACGGGCAGCAGGGGCACGCCGGGATgaccggcgccggcaccggcaccggcgtGCACGGTGCGGAGTACGGCAACACCGGCGAGAAGAAGGGCTTCATGGACAAGATCAAGGAAAAGCTTCCCGGCCAGCACTAA
- the LOC127755702 gene encoding LOW QUALITY PROTEIN: cold shock protein CS66-like (The sequence of the model RefSeq protein was modified relative to this genomic sequence to represent the inferred CDS: substituted 1 base at 1 genomic stop codon), with protein sequence MEHQGQHGHVTSRVDEYGNPVGTGAGHGQMGTAGMGTHGTTGGMGTHGTTGTGGGQFQPMREEHKTGGVLQRSGSSSSSSSEDDGMGGRRKKGIKEKIKEKLPGGNKGEQQHAMGGTGTGTGTGGAYGQQGHGTGMTTGTTGAHGTTTTDTGEKKGIMDKIKEKLPGQHXARHTTTPCVFAAGDGRHVTFLNNKMKLLAFNLLERMENYQGQHGYGADRVDVYGNPVGAGQYGGGATAPGGGHGAMGMGGHAGAGAGGQFQPAREDHKTGGILHRSGSSSSSSSSEDDGMGGRRKKGIKEKIKEKLPGGNKGNNQQQQQMMGNTGGAYGQQGHAGMTGAGTGVHGAEYGNAGEKKGFMDKIKEKLPGQH encoded by the exons ATGGAGCACCAGGGGCAGCACGGCCACGTGACCAGCCGCGTCGACGAGTACGGCAACCCGGTCGGCACCGGCGCCGGACACGGCCAGATGGGCACCGCCGGCATGGGGACGCACGGCACCACCGGCGGCATGGGAACGCACGGCAccaccggcaccggcggcggccagtTCCAGCCGATGAGGGAGGAGCACAAGACCGGCGGCGTCCTGCAACGCTCCGGCAGCTCCAGCTCAAGCTCG TCTGAGGATGATGgaatgggagggaggaggaagaaggggatcaAGGAGAAGATCAAGGAGAAGCTCCCCGGCGGCAACAAGGGCGAGCAGCAGCATGCCATGggcggcaccggcaccggcaccggcaccggcggcgcctACGGGCAGCAGGGCCACGGCACCGGGATGACCACCGGCACCACCGGCGCAcacggcaccaccaccaccgacacCGGCGAGAAGAAGGGCATCATGGACAAGATCAAGGAGAAGCTGCCCGGCCAGCACTGAGCTCGACACACCACCACACCATGtgtcttcgccgccggcgacggccgccaCGTCACCTTCCTGAATAATAAGATGA agttattagcttttaaTTTGCTTGAGAGGATGGAGAACTACCAGGGGCAGCACGGCTACGGCGCCGACCGCGTCGACGTGTACGGCAACCCGGTCGGCGCCGGCcagtacggcggcggcgccaccgcgcccGGCGGAGGCCACGGAGCGATGGGGATGGGAGGtcatgccggcgccggcgccggcggccagtTCCAGCCGGCGAGGGAGGACCACAAGACCGGCGGCATCCTCCACCGCTCCGGCAGCTCAAGCTCCAGCTCG TCGTCTGAGGACGACGggatgggagggaggaggaagaaggggatcaAGGAAAAGATCAAGGAGAAGCTGCCCGGCGGCAACAAGGGCAacaaccagcagcagcagcagatgatgGGGAACACTGGCGGCGCGTACGGGCAGCAGGGCCACGCCGGGATgaccggcgccggcaccggcgtgCACGGTGCGGAGTACGGCAACGCCGGCGAGAAGAAGGGATTCATGGACAAGATCAAGGAGAAGCTGCCCGGCCAGCACTAA